The following coding sequences are from one Corticium candelabrum chromosome 20, ooCorCand1.1, whole genome shotgun sequence window:
- the LOC134195698 gene encoding uncharacterized protein LOC134195698, translated as MESVKRHMSSHRAISLQTISLVCVSCIVMAKTVDSTSTISGTNFHHQDSVCRDDFLIIQPGRSTNFVLSTHAINNTKGVGVFDKKVTRHEMFRFELYGSSDEQWVIRTFDRSHLAVDSKGNLMVETGCVKTTFLRHVDAEHLNDCFNGVQCLMLLCATSTDPKTATFIVSPTNHATHQLNNGDCMSYKSFQAIQQSLTKPTFNITNYQFNFLTAGNHTDMISQGLKKLCPRPFDPSGQAQNDICPNK; from the exons ATGGAATCTGTGAAACGCCACATGAG TTCACACCGAGCAATAAGTCTTCAAACCATCTCTCTTGTCTGTGTGAGCTGCATCGTCATGGCTAAAACAGTCGATTCTACTAGCACAATCAGTGGCACAAACTTCCACCATCAG GACTCAGTGTGCAGGGATGACTTTTTGATTATTCAACCAGGTAGGTCTACTAATTTTGTACTGAGCACTCATGCCATAAACAACACCAAAGGAGTTGGAGTGTTTGACAAGAAGGTGACACGACATGAGATGTTCAGATTTGAATTGTACGGCTCTTCGGACGAGCAGTGGGTGATACGCACATTCGATAGAAGCCACCTGGCAGTCGACTCCAAAGGAAATCTGATGGTAGAG ACTGGATGTGTCAAGACAACATTCCTTCGCCATGTTGATGCAGAACACCTTAATGACTGTTTCAACGGTGTCCAATGCCTCATGCTGCTCTGCGCTACCTCCACAGACCCCAAAACAGCCACATTCATTGTCTCTCCTACCAACCATGCTACTCACCAGCTCAACAACGGAGACTGCATGTCATACAAATCATTCCAAGCAATACAACAAAGCCTCACAAAGCCTACATTCAACATCACCAACTACCAATTCAACTTTCTCACTGCCGGTAATCACACAGACATGATCAGCCAGGGTCTCAAGAAACTCTGTCCCAGACCCTTCGATCCAAGCGGACAAGCACAGAATGACATTTGTCCTAACAAGTAA